The Paraburkholderia sp. PREW-6R genomic interval ATGGGCATGCCAGTACGGCGTAAACACCATTTACAGCCTGCGATCTGCGAGAAAGATATTCGTGATGCGCATTCATAGGACCATGCGGTTTTATGGTCTTACTTCGCGCAGAGCCGGCGCCTATCATGACGATCGACCTGGCAAACGCTAACAGGCAGCGCCTGCTGGAGCACGACGATCGTGGCTAACCGCAGGGCCGCCCTGCATGGGAGAAACACAAATGGATTATCGATACCTGGGCCGCAGCGCATTGAAAGTCTCGCCCTTGTGCCTCGGCGCAATGATGTTCGGCGGGGAAACGGACGAGGCCACATCGAAACGGATCATCGACAAGGCGTTCGACCAGGGCGTGAACTTCATCGATACCGCGGACGTGTACCACGCCGGCCGTTCCGAGGAAATCGTGGGCCGCGCGGTGGCCGAGCGGCGCGATAGCTGGGTCATTGCAACGAAGTTCGGCTACCCGAGCACGCAAGGTCCGAATGAACAGGGTCAATCGCGCAAGTGGATCAACCAGTCCGTGGACGCCAGCCTGAAGCGCCTGGGCACGGATTACATCGACATTCTCTACTTTCACCGCGCGTTGGTCGACGCGCCGCTCGATGAAGCCGTGCGCGCGATTGGCGATCTGATTCGCGAGGGGAAAGTGCGCTACTTCGGCCTGTCGAACTTTCGTGGCTGGCGCGTCGCCGAAATCGTCCGTCTTGCGGACCAGTTCGGCCTGGACCGGCCCGTCGCAAGCGAACCTCTTTACAACATGGTCGACCGCACCGCCGAGGTCGAGCAGTTGCCCGCTGCGGCGCACTACGGGATCGGCGTCGTCCCTTATAGCCCGCTCGCGCGCGGCGTGCTGACCGGCAAATATGCATTGAACGGCACACCGCCCGCGGATTCA includes:
- a CDS encoding aldo/keto reductase, which codes for MDYRYLGRSALKVSPLCLGAMMFGGETDEATSKRIIDKAFDQGVNFIDTADVYHAGRSEEIVGRAVAERRDSWVIATKFGYPSTQGPNEQGQSRKWINQSVDASLKRLGTDYIDILYFHRALVDAPLDEAVRAIGDLIREGKVRYFGLSNFRGWRVAEIVRLADQFGLDRPVASEPLYNMVDRTAEVEQLPAAAHYGIGVVPYSPLARGVLTGKYALNGTPPADSRAGRGDKRIQQTEWRPESLAIAQKVAAHATQRGTNSIAFALAWVLNNSLVSSTIAGPRTLAHWDSYVQALDVKLTAEDERFVDSLVPPGHASTPGYTDPGYPVEGRRAL